In Phycisphaerales bacterium, the sequence GGCACGCGACGTCCTCCAAGAGTGTGGAAAACGCAGCGTAGGCCCGAGGAGAGATGCGTTTAGCCGCTGATCTTGACCTTTTCCTCGTGCTGTCTGGCAAGCCAGTCGTCGATCACTTTGACGATATCTTCCTGAACGTCCTTGCTCACGCGATTCTCGACGTCGGTATTGGCGTCGTTGATGAGGATGCTGAAGGCGACGGCATGATCGTTCTCGCGGTTGTAGACATAGCCCGAGAGCGTGCGGACGCCGGTGATGTAGCCGCTCTTGGCGTGGACCTCGTTGTGCAGGTTGGCGTTTCGGAATCGTTTCTCGAGTGTGCCCTCGCCACCGGGTTCTGCCAGGGACTGGCGGTACATCTCGGCGTGGGTGCCGGTCGCCATGGCCTTGAGCCAACGGGCGAAGACCGATGGCGCCACGCGGTTGTCATGGCTGAGACCCGAGCCATCGACGACGGTGGTCATGGCGGAGGCCTCGGGCCCCAGGACCTCGGAGAGGACCATGCGCATGACGGCGGGTCCGTTGGTCCAACTGCCCGGCTCACCCGTGACCTCGTGGCCCATGCGCTTCATGAGGCTCTCGGCGTAGAGATTCTCGGAGTCGCGGTTGCAGCGACGCAGGACTTCCTCGATGGGTGTCGAGACGATGCCGACGACGGTGCCCCCGGAGAGATCCTCGGCGAGATCGGCGAGCCTGGCCTTCCTGGCGACGGTGACGCCACGCGTCGAGAGGCGGTCGGCCACGAGAAGCCCAAAGACATCTCCCGGCGCATGAACGCTGACGCCGTCTTCGAACGAGGATCCGAGTTCGCCGACAAAGGAGAGACGGCGGCCATCGTTGGAACGGGCGATGCGGAGCGTGTTCTTGCCCATGGCGCCGCTGCGGGCGCGGTTGTCGAGGTCGATAAAAGGCATCGCCGGGTCGAGGGTGATGGTGGGCGGGGCGCCGTCGAAACTGCCGCGCCGCGGCGCAAGGAGGACGCGGACGAAGTTTGCGTGGAAGTTGACGCCTGAGACTTCGGCGCTGTATGGACGTGTGAGATTCGCCGCAGGCCAGGTAGGATGGACGTACTCGCGATCGAAGACGCGATCATCGACGACGACCTCGTCCACGCCGGTGATGTTGGCTTTCCTGACGGTCTCGACGATGACGCTCAGGAGATCCTCGGCGTTCATGGGGGGTTGCATGCCCTTGAGGACCTCGGGGTCACCCAGGGCCGGGTCGCCGCCGCCGCGGATGACGAGGCGATCGCCGATGGAAACGATCTCGGTCTTAAAGGAGAACGAGTCGCCGAGGACACGGAGAGCCGCGCCGGAGGTCAGGAGTTTCATGTTGGAGGCGGGCTTGAAGGCCTCGTCCTCCTTGAACGCGGCGAGAGATCGACCATCGGCGCAATCGATGATCTGGACTCCGATGCGTGTTCCCGAGAGACGCGGATCGGCGACGAGGCGGCGGACCGAGGAGGTGAGGGCCTGGCCTAATGTGGCGGCGGTGAGGGCGAGAGCGAGGACGCAGGCCGCGATTCGCGGCATGACCCGCGCCACTGCCGCGTTGTGGGTCCCCCGTTGGTGTGTGCGCCTCAACTGTGGCATCGTCAACTCGACCTCCGTGATTGGCGTGTGCGTGAGTCGTGGTTCGATCGTGTGCACCAGACATCGGCCGAAAGGGCGCTCGCGCTCCATCTTGGCGAGGCTATGCACCGTGTGTGAGGCTCGTGTATCCCGCCCCGAGTCGACTATGGGGCGATGCAGGCCCGAATCGCGGCGACGATCTCGTCCAATTCGCTCGGGTTGGTGGGCGCCCATTGGCACCAACGATTGGGACCAACGGGCGTGGAACCAGCGACGGCATCGCGGACGTGGCGTGGGGCCTTCTTGCCGTTCGCCTTCTCGAGGGAGGCCGCGTCGAGTTCGACGATGAGAAGGATGGCGGCGGGGTCGGGAACGATCCACACGCGTCCGCCTTGCTTCCCGGGTAGGGTGCAGAGCCAGGACCAGCGCCAGGCGGGGCCGGTCCACTCGAGAGATTCTTTGGAGCCGGTGAGGGCGTTGAAGGCCTCACGGGCGTGGGTGATGACGCCCCTTGCGTCCGCCGGCAATGGAGCGAGGAGCGCTTCGGCGGAGGGCTTCTGGAATCGGTTTTTCCAGGGGAGTGAAACTCGGGATTCTGGGGGCGTGGACATGGCGAGGCATTCGACGCGTGGGACAAACTGCGGGGATGAACCGCAGGGGTCGGCGGTCGCGGAACGTGCACGCCGGACTCGTGGACCGCATAGTCTTAGTCGGCGTCCTATGCCCGGTCCATCGGGTGGGGCGGATCGAGTCGCTCTTCTCTTTTTTGTCCTTGAAGTGCGAGACGTGGGCGAGACGCCTTGCCATGAGAACGAAGGGCGATACGCCAAAGATACCGAGGGAGCCTGATGCCCGATCCAAATACACACACCGACGCGATGGCGCTCAACGATGAGGACTACTCGTCGTGCTCGGTGCTGCTCGTGGACGACAACGAGCAGAACCTGGAGTTGCTGCTGGCGTATCTCGATGACCTCAAGTGCGAGTTACGGACGGCGAAGGACGGGCTGGAGGCGTTGGACGCTGTGAAGGCCAAGTTGCCGGATCTGGTGCTGATGGACGTGATGATGCCTCGAATGTCGGGATTCCAGGCGTGCGCGCGGATCAAGAAGGACGCTGGGACGCGGCACATTCCGGTGCTGATGGTGACGGCGCTCAACGAGGTGGGCGATGTCGAACGGGCGGTGGACTCGGGGGCGGACGACTTCCTGACCAAGCCGGTGAATCGGCTGGAACTGTTGACAAGGGTGCGGTCGATGCTGCGCGTGGGGCTGCTTCAGCGGCAACTGCGCGAGACGCTGGAGAAGTTGCGGGAATCGGGGAGCGACGCGACGACCGGGAGGGCGTGAGACGATCACGTGCGGGATGCGCCTGTTCGGCGGTCACGCTTGATCGTTATGCGTCGCGACCGTTCGTGGACTTCGGACGTCTCAGCAGCCAAGGCCGAAGCGGAACAGGTAATAGAGAAGATCGTCGATGGTGACGCCGGCGTCGGGGATACCCAGGCCGCTGCCGTCGTCTACATCGGCGGAGAGGTCGCCAGCGTTGAAGTTGTCGATGTAGTAGAGCAGGTCGTCGATGGTGACGCCGCCGTCGGGGACGCCCGAGCCAGAGCCGTTGTCCACGTCGGCGACGCAGGCAACAGCACCGGTGGTGTTGGCGAGGAGAAGGGCGACGTTGTAGGCCTGATCGACGCTCGCGGCGTTGCCGCCGGGAAGAGTGGGATCCTCGAACAGTCCGTTGGCGTCAGTGTCGTAAAGAATGCGTGCAGAGAGGACGAGGCCACCGAGGGTTTGCGGGTCTTTGGGCTCGAGGCCGCCGAGGGGGATCGCATTCCATGCACCGGCCGAGATGCTATTGGCCCATGGGGCGTTGGAGGCGATGGAGTCGCCATCAGCGAGACCCAGGGCCGCGATGCGGTAGGGTGTGGCAGAGTTGGCGCCCATGACAGTCGTGCCCTCGCGGAGCACGAGTTCGAGGGCGTAGCAGAACGTCGCGGGGTTATAGACCGCGCGGAAGAGGCCGATGCCGAAGTCGTCTTGGACGACCGATGGGCCCGAGACTCGCTTCTGCACGAACGAGGCGACGAAGTAGATGTTGCCGACCGAGTCGAACATCGGCGAGGAGATCGAAGGCCCCGCCTTTCCGATGGCGAGTTCGGACATCGAGGCGAGTCGCCCTATGGGGGCGTCGAGGGCCGAGATAAGCCCATCGCCCTCCCCAGCGTCGGCGGTACCGAAGACGCCGTCGGCGCCCGCATCGCCTCGAATGACCTTGCCGTCGAGAACATCGCTGCGGACCCACGCGGCGAGGGACCAGTCCGGAGACGTCTGCATTCCGGGGACATCGAGGCGGCCGACAGCGATGGCATCAAAGGGGTTGGCGGGTGTGCCGCCGCCGGCGCCGGTGTACGAGC encodes:
- the dacB gene encoding D-alanyl-D-alanine carboxypeptidase/D-alanyl-D-alanine-endopeptidase, whose protein sequence is MPRIAACVLALALTAATLGQALTSSVRRLVADPRLSGTRIGVQIIDCADGRSLAAFKEDEAFKPASNMKLLTSGAALRVLGDSFSFKTEIVSIGDRLVIRGGGDPALGDPEVLKGMQPPMNAEDLLSVIVETVRKANITGVDEVVVDDRVFDREYVHPTWPAANLTRPYSAEVSGVNFHANFVRVLLAPRRGSFDGAPPTITLDPAMPFIDLDNRARSGAMGKNTLRIARSNDGRRLSFVGELGSSFEDGVSVHAPGDVFGLLVADRLSTRGVTVARKARLADLAEDLSGGTVVGIVSTPIEEVLRRCNRDSENLYAESLMKRMGHEVTGEPGSWTNGPAVMRMVLSEVLGPEASAMTTVVDGSGLSHDNRVAPSVFARWLKAMATGTHAEMYRQSLAEPGGEGTLEKRFRNANLHNEVHAKSGYITGVRTLSGYVYNRENDHAVAFSILINDANTDVENRVSKDVQEDIVKVIDDWLARQHEEKVKISG
- a CDS encoding response regulator, which encodes MALNDEDYSSCSVLLVDDNEQNLELLLAYLDDLKCELRTAKDGLEALDAVKAKLPDLVLMDVMMPRMSGFQACARIKKDAGTRHIPVLMVTALNEVGDVERAVDSGADDFLTKPVNRLELLTRVRSMLRVGLLQRQLRETLEKLRESGSDATTGRA